acttttcattaagaccctgaagaatcatatcaacttgtggaaaatgggcaacAGAGAGATACATATTAAGTATAACTGAATAAAAGGTTACTAATGCATTTAATACTAACCaacataaatgcaaattaaCTTCTGGAGCTAGTAAGCAGGAAGTCTATACTTACATCATTTGCAAACCCATGACATGGGATGGAGATAATAGATGTTATGGCATTGAGGTAGTTTAGAGATTGTGAGGCTCTGACCTGAAATGAGAAAGATTTAGGTAAATCaaagaatttataaaattaataaaacataatgtatgcgttttaaataaaaagaaatgtacaaTACTTAAAAGATTCAGACAAACCCATAGTATGGTatgtttttgtgcagctaaCACCATCAAAGATCCAATTAAAACTGActgcagtgaaaaaaaaatatttttcaatatttattcaatgtaaaatattgCTGTGATACAGAAATATAAGACTTACAATCATAGATGTccacaaaatgtaatatatccCTTTCCATACTGTTAAGGCAAACACTGCTATGCCTAATACTATTTCAAAActctgtaaaatataaaacaagatGGTGAACGTTTCCACATTACCCCAAAATTAATACTGTATCAGGTAAAAACTCAAAGTGGGACAGTTTGCTTTACCCCAAAGACCTCTGGCCTGATCTTCAGAAATTTAGACACCACATACTGATCAAACTCTGATTCTGGCTGCTGAAGAGAGCTGGTTTCATGATCATGTCTAGACATCTTCAAATGTACTGAGAGAAATATGTGTTGGGATGAGAATTTAGTTAGATTTTGGTTACTTTACAAGTAGGCCTatacgtttttgtttttattttttattgtttcagcaattaataacaaattttctttttactaTGAGCCACAGAGAaagtaaacacaaaagaaacCGACTGCCACTTTGTACACAGGAGCTGATAATCTAGATTTACTGGATTTCTACAGGTCCCACATGGaaagttctctctctctctctctctctctctctctctctctctatttaactgtaaataaatgacaagCAACACTATTTTCTAATACAAAACTTGGAAAGATCTTGTTTGTTTGATCTGGCTGTCACAATACATAAGATCTAAAGGTGTAAACTAAGGTTGTACTAATAATTTTTAGTCCACATAATGCATAATATGTAATAGTATCTTACTCCAATTTCATGTCTATTTAGatataaaagatatatataaaagatttgTTCTACAATCTAAGAAAAAACCCTGCtgataaaacaaaaaccatcaaagaaattctaatggtttccactacaaataccaactacaaaccatcaacttttaaccattaaaaccactAAGAATggtttcctgtagtgtgttttgcgacatattccattaggatttaatggttttaacaagccaccaatagaaggtgaccaattaccagtagagaccaacaggcaTTACAGTGtccattaaaaccagtacaattcccattatagccagtaaaatcattacaaattctgtgattGTTTccatgtattgttttgtttttgctttttttcagcagggaataATAACTATATTAGGTATTAGGTGATAAGGTAGCCTACTTTACCTTTATGCTGCTCTTGTCTTAGATCTTGTCattttcgttttttttatttattttcaaattgtaGCCTATTCTAGGAAAGAAGCAGTTTATGAGACTCCACCTCCTAGGTAGCTTACAAATGAAATGTGTCTCACAGCAAGAAggtttttgtctgtgtgtgaagtttgtgtgtttatgaaaCTCCACCGAGTGGTTTCtctcacatgacatgcaggacAGGTGAATTGCAAGTGTATGTGTGTTACGGTGTATTTACACTGCATCGGAAGAAAtatgatccaaaaaaaaactaatttaggGCGTGTTTGTATCGAGTGTCAATAATCTTTGTGGTTTCCAACATTCTGATATAATCATAGACACACGCGAATACAGTTGGAAAGATGCAAGCTTTGTTTTCGAATGCTCAAAGTAAAGATACACTGTccatttaatagttttttgtaAAACACAGCCAGTCTATTCACATTCACAGTGTCCAAAATGCAACTAACGTATCAGTATAAAACAATTGCAATGCGTCCAATGTGTAAACAATATGAATTATGTAGGCTACTAAATGAAGGGAGACTCCAAAACAATCAGTATATATTAGATGTTTTAGACAGTGTCACCTAAACCTTATCCCTACAAGAGTTTTGGGAAAGGATGGATATTTCTGAAACTTAACACTATCCTGGCTTCTACAGCTACTGTACGCAGCAATGTctctttttttgtatataaCACTGGTCACATCTGCTATTAATCTGATTAAATGTCTTAAAACACTTGAATGAGCTGGCAGAggctatttttaaatgttttatgatgACTAATATCTTATCTTGTATTTACATACATGCACCTaagacagtaaaaacatgtttaacatTACAGTACTGAATATAATCTAATCTCCAATGTTAGTATCTGTGATGTTTTGATTCCAAGGTTGTAAAAAcaacggaaaaaaaaacatgtttacagtTGTGCACTTATAAAGGAAGCTTATAAGGtgtcacaaataaatgctgaaaatataaaactataaaatgctCTGTTGCAAAAatgcaactgatttcttcaacAGACCAGAAATTGCCCCTTTAACACCTAATAGTTCACGGAAGGTGCAGAAGAACATGGATTGTAGCTTGGTGGAGGTTCAGAAAGACCTGGTTCGTAACTTGGTGGAGGTGCAGAAGAACTTGGATCATGGTGAAAGTGCTGAAGGACTTTGATCATAGTTTGGTGGAGGTGCAGAAGGACTTGGATTGTCGTTTGGTGATGATACTGAAGGACTTGGGTTGTAGTTTGCTGGAGGTGTATAAGAATATGGATCATGTTTTAGTGGAGGTGCAAAAGCACTTGGATGGTATTTTGGTGGAGGCTCTGAAGGACTTGGATCATAGTTTGGTGGAGGTGCAAAAGGGCCTTGTTGGCCGTGAAGAACAATATTGTTATCAGTCATATAAGGCACATCTCTGTTTATGCAACTGACTGCTACATGTCTTGactgggagagagagagagataaagaacACAACAGAAACAGAACATAATTATTGTGTTGCATTCATTATTGCATGTAAATCTTAAGGTAATGTAGTGACACCTAGTGCCAGTTAATTAACCAATCAAAATGCATACACACAAAGTTGTATGtgtcaaaaatgcatttaaataattataa
The sequence above is drawn from the Labeo rohita strain BAU-BD-2019 chromosome 16, IGBB_LRoh.1.0, whole genome shotgun sequence genome and encodes:
- the LOC127179094 gene encoding uncharacterized protein LOC127179094 — encoded protein: MSRHDHETSSLQQPESEFDQYVVSKFLKIRPEVFGSFEIVLGIAVFALTVWKGIYYILWTSMISVLIGSLMVLAAQKHTILWVRASQSLNYLNAITSIISIPCHGFANDGVTHIVLMVCDAVVFIFSIILASTSCECCRVKRRPVHRRRPVHRQCRPGVHHVNSPLPGVTIVFVTHSNSTAPTVFSSVQYGLPSEYTPAYTRRPEY
- the LOC127178912 gene encoding uncharacterized protein LOC127178912 isoform X2, which gives rise to MHRHDDVTSFLQQSVSPFDQRVVSKFLKIRPKILGVLEISIGITMLVLTIWTGFLYLLWSCLIGVALILLVFCDALVFIISVIVASSSCDCCRMKSRHVAVSCINRDVPYMTDNNIVLHGQQGPFAPPPNYDPSPSEPPPKYHPSAFAPPLKHDPYSYTPPANYNPSPSVSSPNDNPSPSAPPPNYDQSPSALSP